The nucleotide window TGTAAGTGTGCCAGTTGATTGTTAGCGATTAAAACTAATGCTTTAGCTTCATCAATAGTCCATCCGGCTGGACTGGCAAAGATAATTTCTTCAACATCTTGGGCTGGTTTATCATCTAATAGCGCCCTGATTGCAATTTCTTTATCTCGGTCAGTCACTAATAAGTTTTGCAAGTCGGCGCTGTAATACTCATATAACTCGGCTGTTTGATTCGGGGTTAGCTTTGGTTCATCTGTGGTTATAGTTGGAGTTTGATTAAGAGCAATTGCGTCTACTGGTTTTTGCGATCTATGGAGTTGCTCCAAATAAACAATCGCTGCTTCCAGGTCGTCGAATATGGTTCTTCCGGCTGATAGCTGCTGCTGATTTTGAGAAAGTTGTTGTGTTAATTCTAATACTGTTTCAGTTAAGGCCGATTCAACAGTCGATTGCTCAATATAATCAGAAATTGATGAAATGGCTCTCTTCTCTAGATATGATTGTAACTCATTCGCAAGTACTGCATCCAGGTCATTGAATGTAGTTTTAGCTGTAATGAGTTCCTCTTTGTATTGAGAAAGTTGTTGCGTTAATTCTAATACTGTTTGGGTTAATGCTGATTCAACAGCCGATTGCTCAATATAATCAGAAATCGATGAAATAGCTCTTTTCTCTAGATATGATTGTAACTCATTCGCAAGTACTGCATCCAGGTCATTGAATGTAGTTTTAGCTGTAATGAGTTCCTCTTTGTATTGAGAAAGTTGTTGCGTTAATTCTAATACTGTTTCAGTTAAGGCAGATTCAACAGTCGATTGCTCAACGTAATCAGAGATTGATAAGATAGCTATCTTCTCTGCATGAGATTGTAACTCAGCCGTCAATGCTGTTTCAAAGTCATTGAATGTAGTTTTCGCTTCAAGTAGCTGCTGATGATATTGAGAAACTTGCTGTGTTAATCCTAATACTGCTTGGCTTAAAGCTGACTCGATAGCTGATTGCTCAATATAATCAAAGACTTGAGGGGAGACAAAATATCCTGAAATAGATATAGGGCAACGAGTGTAGCAATTTGTGGTAAAACAAAAAGAGCCTTCATTCGCAACAAGCTCTATTTAATGATAATGTTACCAGAATTCTACGAGACAAACCTCAAGCGAGAATTGGGACGTGCAGAATATTTATTACTAAAAATTCTAATTAATTTATTACAATCAATAAAAACTGTAAGCCTTGAAGCATTGGCTACTGGTTTACCTATCCCCATATTATTTGAAAGTAGAAGAAAGAAAATCCAACGATTCTTATCTTTAAATTATATAAATGTTGAAGAGATATGGTTCCCAATTATTAAAAGTTGGCTAGAAATATATTTTCCTTTAAATCAAGTTGTTTATTTAGTAATAGACAGGACTAATTGGGGATGTATTAATTTATTAATGATCAGCGTAGTTTGGGATAAGAGGTCTATCCCAATATATTTTGAGTTGTTAGGCAAGTTAGGTTCGAGTAATTTTGATGAGCAAGAAGCAGTATTCAAAAAAGCATTACCGATTTTCAAGAATTATAAAACTGTAGTGTTAGGAGACCGAGAATTTTGTTCAATAAAGCTGGCTAACTGGTTGACAGAGCAGAAAGTATATTTCTGTTTACGCTTAAAAAAGGATGCATTTATAGAAATAGAACCGGAAATTTGGCTGCAATTAAGAGATTTAGGTTTAGCACCTGGACTTTCTTTCTTTTATCAAGGTATTAAATATACAAAATCTACAGGATTTATTACCTTTAATCTTGCAGGTAAATGGAAACGTAAACGCTTTGGAGTTGCGCCGGAAGAGGCTTGGTTTATCTTAACTAATTTAGATGATTTAGATTCGGCGATTATTGCTTATAAACAGCGTTTTGATATTGAAGAGATGTTTAGAGATTTTAAAAGCGGTGGTTATAACTTGGAAGATACTAATGTATCAGGTCAAAGGCTAATTTCCCTAATATTATTAATCTCGCTCGCCTATACAAGTGCAACTATATCTGGTCAAAAAATTAAACGCATGGGTGTTCAAAAATATGTTGGACGAATTAAAGAATCTTTAAGGACAATTCGCCGTCATAGCAGTTTTTATATTGGATTATATGGGTCTAACTGGGTCAATTTCATGGAAAATTCTTATGAATTGGTGTCCGAGTTAATGACACTAGCTCCTAATAAGCGTAAGTATTATCAACAAGGCGAAAGAGCTATGAAGCTTATTTTATCTGCATCCTAGCCCTTTTTGTCCCCCCGTAAGAATCAAAGATTGATGAAATGGTTTTCTTCACTGCATGGGATTGCAACTCAGCCGTAAATGCTTCATCAAAGTCATTGAATGTAGTTTTATCAATAAATAGTTGCTCTTTGTATTGAGAAATTTGCTCTGTTAATCCTAATACTGTTTCAGTTAAAGCTGACTCGATAGTTGATTGCTCAATATAATCAAAGATTGATAAAATGGCTTTCTTCACTGCATGGGATTGCAACTCAGCCGTAAATGCTTCATCAAAGTCATTGAATGTAGTTTTATCAATAAATAGTTGCTCTTTGTATTGAGATAGTTGCTCTGTTAATCCTAATACTGTTTCAGTTAAAGCTGACTCGATAGCTGATTGCTCAATATAATCAGAGATTGACAAAATTGCTTTCTGATCTGCGTGGGATTGCAACTCAGTCGTCAACGCTGTTTCAAAGTCATTGAATGCAGTTTTAGCTCGAAAGAGTTGTTGCCGATAAATAGATAGTTGTTCTGTTAATTGTGGCAACGTTTCAGCCAAGGCATCATCAACTACTGACTGTTCAATAAAGTCAACGATTGTATTTATGAATCTTTGGCTCTCCACTGCTTGCTCTTTAGGATTCTTCAACAGATTCTCAATAAGCTCATCATCCCGTTGGGGCTGGTAGTCAATAAACTTATGTTTTTGTAAACCTGGGAATGTATAGGCAGGCCCCAAAGATGTGCCGCTGAATTTCTGGTCATTCCACGAGTACGAGATGCCCTTACTTTTACCGTTGCGTGTTAATCCGTGACGAACTTCTACACCTTGTAATTGCAATCGCTCAACCAGTTGCGGCATAGTCGGTTTATCTACTATGGCGCGGTCGATTACTTCAATTAGTTGGGTTTTGATTGACTGTTGTGGCGGCGTGTTTCTCAAACCATGCTCGTATTCTAGTTGTTCCCTTTCGATTCGTCGCTGTTGCCCATAGCTGGGGGCGCGGTTCAGTTTCTCCTTGCTACTTAGAGTTTGCTGTAAACCATATTCTAGTTCTAGCTGTCGAATGATTTTTTCAGAGCGCACATACTCCCAGCTATCGCGGGTAATCTTGCCGTCATCCAAACTGATTCTGCTGGCGCAAATATGTATATGGTCGTGGTTGCGGTCGCTGTGGCGGTAGATGGCATATTGGTTAGCTGTGTAACCCATTTCCTCGATGTACTTGTCGGCTACAAGGCACCAAGTATCATTGTCTAGCTGTTCGCCTGGGCTTAGTGAGAGCGAAACATGGTGAACTACTTTCTCCGCTTCTGGATTAAGTTGTCGAGACAGTCGGAATTCTCTAGCGAGTTCTCTGGCATTTCTGCCAAACATATTGCCGCCAATTAAAGATGACTGCTCTTTGTTTTCAAGATAGTCAAGGAGTCCACGAAAGCTTTTACCCTTGGTTTGGTTGCCAATCATTTTTACTCCCAGTCCTCCTGCTCTCCGTCGTCGTCAATGTCATCGTCATCGGTAATTTCAGTTTCAATTTGGGACAGTTCCCGACCAATTTGTTGTAAGAGTTCTTGTAGCTGTTTTAGTTGTTCTGGATCTGCGGGTGGTCGCAGTCCCATTTTAATAGCTGTATTGGTGGCTCTGGTAAGTTGATTAATATTGTTGCCGATGCGTACTAATTCTCTATAAGTAGCTAGGGTTATTTTGCTCAGTCGTTTGGGCAGTGGTTTTAGTAAAACACTGCGTCTTGTTAATTCAGCTATGCTTAGTCCCGCGTCTTGTGCTTTCAACTTAATCATCTCGTGTTCGATTACGTTGACACGAGCTTCTAATGTCTTGGTACGAAGCAGGTTTTTTGACAGTTTAGGACGCATAACTGAGGGAGGTATGAGAGGGGGTTTCCAAAGCGGGGACACTTCCCCCTTTGGCAAGCCTGTCGTCCGAGCGAAGCGAGGTTTGCCGGAGGCAAAAGGCACGGCTTGCTTCTAGCCAAAATACGGGAGTAGCGAGGTGTCAAGTGCTACGGAGGTACGGGGACACAGCGAGAGACTGGGGCGAGGGGACAACAGCGTAGCTGGGAGGACGGTTTCGGGTGATTTCGGGTGGGATAAAGAACGATAACAGCGTAGCTGAAACCTCATGATTATATCAGTGTTTGCTGAATCACAGCGACGGCGTAGCTGGAGTGTCTTGGCTATAGTCAGCAACAGTCAACATCGGGGGAACATAGAAACAGCGTAGGTGAAACTTGCTTCTAATCTGGAGTTATACTTTTTTGAAAACGCTACTTTTGCCCCCAATTAGGCAGCTTGCTGCCTTTGCTGGTTTAATGGAATTGCCATCACAAATTCTGTACCTTTACCCAAAGTGGAATTACACTGCAATTTTCCTTGATGTTTTTGAGTAACAATCTGATAACTGATAGATAAACCTAAGCCTGTACCTTTGCCAACAGGTTTAGTAGTAAAAAAGGGATTAAATAATTGGTTTTGCAAATTTTCAGGAATCCCAACTCCATTATCAACAATGCGAATAATTATTTGTTTGTCAGCAGTAAGTTCAGTTTGAATGCGAATTTGACCTTTACGCCTTATCAATGAAGTAGACGCGCTGTCTTCACCTTGAGGCAGGAGATGACAAATAACGAATGACTCTTCTATGGCATCAATTGCGTTTGTTATAAGTTTTATAAACACCTGATTGAGTTCTCCGGCATAGCATTCCACCAGTGGCAGGTCAGCATATTCTTTGAGAATTTCAATTGCTGGATGATCTGGTGTAGCCTTGAGGCGGCTTTCTAAAAACATTAGTGTACTATCGATACCTTCATGGATGTTTACCAGTTTCATTTCTGCCTCATCTAAGCGTGAGAAGTTTCGGAGAGATAGCACAATTTGTTTAATTCTGTCCGCACCGAGTTTCATCGAAGTCAGCAACTTCGGCAAGTCTTGCATCAAGAAATTCAATTCAATTGCTTCTGCCTCATCTTGAATTTCTGGCACCGGCTGGGGATAGTGATGTTGGTAAAGTTGCAGTAATCTGAGCAAATCTTGGAGATATTCATGGGCGGGAGTGATATTACTATAAATAAAGCTGATTGGGTTGTTAATTTCATGTGCTAGTCCTGCTACTAACTGACTTAAGCTAGACATTTTTTCAGTTTGAATCAACTGAGCTTGAGTTTGTTGCAATTCTCGTAAAGCTTGCTCCAGTTCAAGCGATTGCTGTTGTAATGTTTTTTGTTGTTGACTAAGCAGCACAACCTGCATTTTCGCTTGTTGAGATAGTTGTATTTGTCGCCAAGCTATAATTGCTGCGACCCCAAGTAGTCCACCCAATATGGAAGCAAGTAAGTTCAGCGCTTTTAGTTGAGATTCGATGTTTTCACGCGGTATAACCAGAGCTATTGACCAATTCGCTTGTTTGAGATGAACATAAGCAACATATTTGTTGGTGCCATCAATGGGAATGAGTTCGATTCCTTGCTGTTGGTTGACCATACGACTAGCAAGCGCCGCTAAGTTAGGGTCGGCTGACTCTAGAAAACTGTGGGCAGGTTTTTCTAGAGTTGACATCACCGCTGGATTGGGATGAATAATTGGCTCTCCCTTGGAGTTAAGTGCAAATGCATAACTGCCATTACCGTAGTGCAGTCTGTTGACTACTTGAATAATTCGATCTACCTTCAAGCTACCGTTCAAAACTCCAATAGGACGACTGGTAAGGTCATAACTTTGGCGAATAGGAGAAGAGATCGCCACAGCCGGAATTCCAGAAGTCCGACTGATGAAGGGATCTGATATATTGACTTGTCCTGCCATTGCTTTTTGAATAAAATCCCGATCCAAGTTGTTGGCATCAGTTTTACCTACCAAAGTGTTGTAATAGGAACCGTTGGGCAGCGAAACTGCCATTTTGAAAAATTCATCAGTGCGCTTAATTTCTGCGTTTAAATATGGTTCAATAACTCCCCCAATTTAAGGAACGCGCCACCTCTGTATTAGCAATAGTTTGAATTTCAATAGAGCAAATTGCTAACCATTGATCAATCTCATCAGTTCCTTGAGAACCTGAAGCAGCGCTTTTTCCTGAAGTTGTTGAACAATTAACTTTCTGACTACGAAGTAGCTAGCAATGCCAATCACCCCTATTGCTAAGGTAAAGCCAATCAAAATCAGTGGTGTTCTCACCTTAGACAGTTGCTTTTTTGGCACAGGTTTGTATTGCCTAACTTGGAACAAATCACGTAATAGTAGATAGGACATGATAGGCAGTACTGAGAAATTTTAATTAGACTTGTTACCTATAGTTCCCATGACATCAACTTCAGAACAGGAAATTTGTTTCTAAGCTAACTTTTTCTCATTAAGTCTGTTGAACAAGTCACCAGCCCTGACAAAGGTCGTTACTACACCTAATTAAGTAATCGGGTGTAGAGGTATGTGATCTGTCCGCTCAGTGAATGATTAAGTACGTCATCATCTCCGGGAGCGTCTTTTGTTACTGTTAAGTTCAGTAGGAATTAAAAACCAATAAATTTTATAACGTCACTGTCAAGTTACAGATGTGTTGCACCGGGCAACGGCCTCTTAGAATGGACTCATTTGAGTAAACTTCGGTGGGCAGACAACTCAGTACAATCATCAGCAGTGAAGCCGTAACAGCCGGGCAACATGAGTGTAAAACTCGCGCATCGCCGTACTACCAAGAACTTCGGTAACTTCCGCCACCCCGTCTAGCGAAGTTGGGAGTGATGATTCTGATTCAGCAATCAACATCGGGAAGTATTTACGGGCTAACCACTTTTCATCGTCGTCTAAGTCAGCCAAATTTTTATTACTACGGCTATTAAGACTATCTAATAGCAGGAGTAATAATTTTTTCGCATTGCTGCAGCCCCCCATCTCTGGGTAAATCGGCTCACCCAAGCTTGGGAGATTTCGGCAATGTTGGCGATCGCCGGTTGAGTAATTTTCTGTTTTGACTGCCAAAGTTGGGTTAGAGCATGACTATAGCGTGGCCTGTCTGCTCATGGCGTTACCCGCTTCGGGGCAGAGTTGGAAAGCATCAACGCTTTCTAATTTAACTCCTGGTAATTCACGATCAAGGAAACCCAAATCATAGTCAGCGCAGAAGTAGAATGTTAGCTCCACATTGGAGCGACGATGAGCGCGTATCGGACAATCTGGCGGAAATAGAAGGTTCGTGTCACCAGGTGCAGTCTGATAATGAACTTTTCATTTTGGCTAGAGTGAATGCACAAAACTATTGAGAAATTAGCCACCTCGAACCAGCACTGCTTTTGAATATGGCAGTGCAAATATGAGAGCAACAATTTATCAAGTCTATTTCAGTCCCTATCTACTGGTGTAAGTTCAGTGAACGGCAATAAACCACTGTATTGTTGGTTAAGTTCTGACATCTTAAGCTACTA belongs to Nostoc sp. KVJ3 and includes:
- a CDS encoding toprim domain-containing protein, which gives rise to MTAELQSHAEKIAILSISDYVEQSTVESALTETVLELTQQLSQYKEELITAKTTFNDLDAVLANELQSYLEKRAISSISDYIEQSAVESALTQTVLELTQQLSQYKEELITAKTTFNDLDAVLANELQSYLEKRAISSISDYIEQSTVESALTETVLELTQQLSQNQQQLSAGRTIFDDLEAAIVYLEQLHRSQKPVDAIALNQTPTITTDEPKLTPNQTAELYEYYSADLQNLLVTDRDKEIAIRALLDDKPAQDVEEIIFASPAGWTIDEAKALVLIANNQLAHLQEQPQFVPPPEDESKRQVLQYYLTQKRAITNFLVQPLQRQGLGYIDQQAQVVFIKRGLDGSKSGALVWDTARIDNRCTEYPENSDGLRPAGGDRSPGWFHFKLGGEPDDKIERVYLCSSPIDALTMAEIDRNAHKGQPPVRTMYMAVDDQDNLPFELLRNISRIGLAFNNDDLGNEAAQVVQEMLPQAKRIAPKGLSWNEVFVRERQQQQEMLEQKQRGRGFSR
- a CDS encoding IS4 family transposase is translated as MLPEFYETNLKRELGRAEYLLLKILINLLQSIKTVSLEALATGLPIPILFESRRKKIQRFLSLNYINVEEIWFPIIKSWLEIYFPLNQVVYLVIDRTNWGCINLLMISVVWDKRSIPIYFELLGKLGSSNFDEQEAVFKKALPIFKNYKTVVLGDREFCSIKLANWLTEQKVYFCLRLKKDAFIEIEPEIWLQLRDLGLAPGLSFFYQGIKYTKSTGFITFNLAGKWKRKRFGVAPEEAWFILTNLDDLDSAIIAYKQRFDIEEMFRDFKSGGYNLEDTNVSGQRLISLILLISLAYTSATISGQKIKRMGVQKYVGRIKESLRTIRRHSSFYIGLYGSNWVNFMENSYELVSELMTLAPNKRKYYQQGERAMKLILSAS
- a CDS encoding relaxase/mobilization nuclease domain-containing protein, producing MIGNQTKGKSFRGLLDYLENKEQSSLIGGNMFGRNARELAREFRLSRQLNPEAEKVVHHVSLSLSPGEQLDNDTWCLVADKYIEEMGYTANQYAIYRHSDRNHDHIHICASRISLDDGKITRDSWEYVRSEKIIRQLELEYGLQQTLSSKEKLNRAPSYGQQRRIEREQLEYEHGLRNTPPQQSIKTQLIEVIDRAIVDKPTMPQLVERLQLQGVEVRHGLTRNGKSKGISYSWNDQKFSGTSLGPAYTFPGLQKHKFIDYQPQRDDELIENLLKNPKEQAVESQRFINTIVDFIEQSVVDDALAETLPQLTEQLSIYRQQLFRAKTAFNDFETALTTELQSHADQKAILSISDYIEQSAIESALTETVLGLTEQLSQYKEQLFIDKTTFNDFDEAFTAELQSHAVKKAILSIFDYIEQSTIESALTETVLGLTEQISQYKEQLFIDKTTFNDFDEAFTAELQSHAVKKTISSIFDSYGGTKRARMQIK
- a CDS encoding MobC family plasmid mobilization relaxosome protein; translation: MRPKLSKNLLRTKTLEARVNVIEHEMIKLKAQDAGLSIAELTRRSVLLKPLPKRLSKITLATYRELVRIGNNINQLTRATNTAIKMGLRPPADPEQLKQLQELLQQIGRELSQIETEITDDDDIDDDGEQEDWE
- a CDS encoding ATP-binding protein; protein product: MAVSLPNGSYYNTLVGKTDANNLDRDFIQKAMAGQVNISDPFISRTSGIPAVAISSPIRQSYDLTSRPIGVLNGSLKVDRIIQVVNRLHYGNGSYAFALNSKGEPIIHPNPAVMSTLEKPAHSFLESADPNLAALASRMVNQQQGIELIPIDGTNKYVAYVHLKQANWSIALVIPRENIESQLKALNLLASILGGLLGVAAIIAWRQIQLSQQAKMQVVLLSQQQKTLQQQSLELEQALRELQQTQAQLIQTEKMSSLSQLVAGLAHEINNPISFIYSNITPAHEYLQDLLRLLQLYQHHYPQPVPEIQDEAEAIELNFLMQDLPKLLTSMKLGADRIKQIVLSLRNFSRLDEAEMKLVNIHEGIDSTLMFLESRLKATPDHPAIEILKEYADLPLVECYAGELNQVFIKLITNAIDAIEESFVICHLLPQGEDSASTSLIRRKGQIRIQTELTADKQIIIRIVDNGVGIPENLQNQLFNPFFTTKPVGKGTGLGLSISYQIVTQKHQGKLQCNSTLGKGTEFVMAIPLNQQRQQAA